A single genomic interval of Bos indicus isolate NIAB-ARS_2022 breed Sahiwal x Tharparkar chromosome 5, NIAB-ARS_B.indTharparkar_mat_pri_1.0, whole genome shotgun sequence harbors:
- the LOC109559101 gene encoding natural resistance-associated macrophage protein 2-like isoform X4 — MKKQSKKEAAPHCELKSCSKNSDTQVSSIVLGPASSVQIPVPDEDAFGDHGDSASLGALNPAYSNSSIPQSSGGLSEEHFTTYLDENNAVLEEKHSCFSFRKLWVFTGPGLLMSVVDPGNIECDLQSGALAGFKLLWVLLLATIVGVLLQTLAARLGVVTGLHLAEVCYRQYPRVPRILLWLMVELAIIGVDMQEVIGSAIAINLLSAGRIPLWGGVLITIADTFAFLFLDNYGLRKLEAFFGFIFTVMALTFGYEYVTVKPSQTQVLKGMFLPSCSGCRTPQIMQAVAIVGAIIMPHNIYLHSALVKSRHIDRAKRQEVREANKYFFIDCCIALFVSFIINTCVISVFAEAFFEKTNEQVVAVCKNSSSPHTHLFPDDNSTLAVDIYKGGVVLGCYFGPAALYIWAVGILAAGQSSTVTGTYSGQFVMEGFLNLKWSRFARVSLTRSIAIIPALLVAVFQDMEHLTGLNDILNVLQSLQRLEDRGRYRGPYHLFHQHVLCRGLCPGCRAYGIVCGGCSGQRSLSELCVLLGLAVFHCTGHVLPGLWTHTHHLGLTVQPELYLLNTVDADSLVSR; from the exons ATGAAGAAGCAGAGTAAGAAGGAGGCAGCCCCACACTGTGAGCTAA AATCCTGTTCTAAAAATTCAGACACTCAGGTATCCTCCATAGTATTGGGTCCTGCATCTTCTGTTCAGATACCTGTTCCAGATG AGGATGCTTTTGGAGACCATGGGGACTCTGCCAGTCTTGGTGCCCTCAACCCTGCCTACAGTAATTCCTCAATTCCTCAGTCCTCCGGGGGCCTCTCAGAGGAGCACTTCACCACCTACCTGGATGAGAATAATGCCGTTCTTGAGGAGAAG CACTCTTGTTTTAGCTTTCGTAAACTCTGGGTCTTCACAGGACCAGGACTTCTTATGAGCGTTGTGGATCCAGGAAACATTGAATGTGATTTGCAGTCTGGAGCACTGGCTGGATTTAAG CTGCTCTGGGTTCTTCTGTTGGCCACCATTGTCGGGGTCCTGCTCCAGACGCTTGCAGCTAGGCTGGGAGTGGTCACCGGGCTTCATCTTGCTGAAGTGTGTTACCGTCAGTATCCTAGG GTTCCACGAATCCTTCTGTGGCTGATGGTGGAGTTGGCTATCATTGGTGTAGATATGCAAGAAGTTATTGGCTCAGCTATTGCGATCAATCTCCTGTCTGCAGGCAG GATTCCACTATGGGGTGGAGTTCTCATCACCATTGCAGatacatttgcatttctctttttggaCAACTATG GTTTGCGAAAGCTAGAAGCATTTTTTGGTTTTATCTTCACTGTTATGGCCCTCACATTTGGCTATGAG TATGTTACAGTGAAACCCAGCCAGACCCAGGTCCTCAAAGGCATGTTCCTGCCATCCTGTTCAGGCTGTCGTACCCCACAGATCATGCAGGCTGTGGCCATCGTGGGCGCCATTATCATGCCACACAACATATACCTGCATTCTGCCTTAGTCAAG TCCAGACATATAGACCGAGCCAAAAGGCAGGAAGTTCGAGAAGCCAATAAGTACTTCTTCATTGACTGCTGCATTGCTCTCTTTGTTTCCTTTATCATCAACACCTGTGTCATCTCAGTGTTTGCGGAAGCATTTTTTGAGAAAACCAACGAGCAGGTG GTTGCAGTCTGTAAAAACAGCAGCAGTCCCCACACTCACCTTTTCCCAGACGATAACTCAACACTGGCTGTGGACATCTACAAAGGG GGTGTTGTGCTGGGGTGTTACTTCGGGCCTGCTGCTCTCTACATCTGGGCGGTGGGGATCCTGGCTGCGGGGCAGAGCTCCACTGTGACAGGAACCTATTCTGGCCAGTTTGTCATGGAG gGATTCCTGAACCTAAAGTGGTCACGCTTTGCCCGAGTGAGTCTGACCCGCTCTATTGCCATCATCCCCGCTCTGCTTGTGGCTGTCTTCCAAGACATGGAGCATCTAACAGGGTTGAATGACATCCTGAATGTTCTTCAGAGCTTACAG AGGCTTGAGGATCGTGGGCGGTATCGTGGTCCTTATCATCTGTTCCATCAACATGTACTTTGTCGTGGTTTATGTCCAGGATGTAGGGCATATGGTATTGTATGTGGTGGCTGCAGTGGTCAGCGTAGCTTATCTGAGCTTTGTGTTTTACTTG GGTTGGCAGTGTTTCATTGCACTGGGCATGTCCTTCCTGGACTCTGGACACACACG
- the LOC109559101 gene encoding natural resistance-associated macrophage protein 2-like isoform X10 has product MKKQSKKEAAPHCELKSCSKNSDTQVSSIVLGPASSVQIPVPDEDAFGDHGDSASLGALNPAYSNSSIPQSSGGLSEEHFTTYLDENNAVLEEKHSCFSFRKLWVFTGPGLLMSVVDPGNIECDLQSGALAGFKLLWVLLLATIVGVLLQTLAARLGVVTGLHLAEVCYRQYPRVPRILLWLMVELAIIGVDMQEVIGSAIAINLLSAGRIPLWGGVLITIADTFAFLFLDNYGLRKLEAFFGFIFTVMALTFGYEYVTVKPSQTQVLKGMFLPSCSGCRTPQIMQAVAIVGAIIMPHNIYLHSALVKSRHIDRAKRQEVREANKYFFIDCCIALFVSFIINTCVISVFAEAFFEKTNEQVVAVCKNSSSPHTHLFPDDNSTLAVDIYKGGVVLGCYFGPAALYIWAVGILAAGQSSTVTGTYSGQFVMEGFLNLKWSRFARVSLTRSIAIIPALLVAVFQDMEHLTGLNDILNVLQSLQGWQCFIALGMSFLDSGHTRL; this is encoded by the exons ATGAAGAAGCAGAGTAAGAAGGAGGCAGCCCCACACTGTGAGCTAA AATCCTGTTCTAAAAATTCAGACACTCAGGTATCCTCCATAGTATTGGGTCCTGCATCTTCTGTTCAGATACCTGTTCCAGATG AGGATGCTTTTGGAGACCATGGGGACTCTGCCAGTCTTGGTGCCCTCAACCCTGCCTACAGTAATTCCTCAATTCCTCAGTCCTCCGGGGGCCTCTCAGAGGAGCACTTCACCACCTACCTGGATGAGAATAATGCCGTTCTTGAGGAGAAG CACTCTTGTTTTAGCTTTCGTAAACTCTGGGTCTTCACAGGACCAGGACTTCTTATGAGCGTTGTGGATCCAGGAAACATTGAATGTGATTTGCAGTCTGGAGCACTGGCTGGATTTAAG CTGCTCTGGGTTCTTCTGTTGGCCACCATTGTCGGGGTCCTGCTCCAGACGCTTGCAGCTAGGCTGGGAGTGGTCACCGGGCTTCATCTTGCTGAAGTGTGTTACCGTCAGTATCCTAGG GTTCCACGAATCCTTCTGTGGCTGATGGTGGAGTTGGCTATCATTGGTGTAGATATGCAAGAAGTTATTGGCTCAGCTATTGCGATCAATCTCCTGTCTGCAGGCAG GATTCCACTATGGGGTGGAGTTCTCATCACCATTGCAGatacatttgcatttctctttttggaCAACTATG GTTTGCGAAAGCTAGAAGCATTTTTTGGTTTTATCTTCACTGTTATGGCCCTCACATTTGGCTATGAG TATGTTACAGTGAAACCCAGCCAGACCCAGGTCCTCAAAGGCATGTTCCTGCCATCCTGTTCAGGCTGTCGTACCCCACAGATCATGCAGGCTGTGGCCATCGTGGGCGCCATTATCATGCCACACAACATATACCTGCATTCTGCCTTAGTCAAG TCCAGACATATAGACCGAGCCAAAAGGCAGGAAGTTCGAGAAGCCAATAAGTACTTCTTCATTGACTGCTGCATTGCTCTCTTTGTTTCCTTTATCATCAACACCTGTGTCATCTCAGTGTTTGCGGAAGCATTTTTTGAGAAAACCAACGAGCAGGTG GTTGCAGTCTGTAAAAACAGCAGCAGTCCCCACACTCACCTTTTCCCAGACGATAACTCAACACTGGCTGTGGACATCTACAAAGGG GGTGTTGTGCTGGGGTGTTACTTCGGGCCTGCTGCTCTCTACATCTGGGCGGTGGGGATCCTGGCTGCGGGGCAGAGCTCCACTGTGACAGGAACCTATTCTGGCCAGTTTGTCATGGAG gGATTCCTGAACCTAAAGTGGTCACGCTTTGCCCGAGTGAGTCTGACCCGCTCTATTGCCATCATCCCCGCTCTGCTTGTGGCTGTCTTCCAAGACATGGAGCATCTAACAGGGTTGAATGACATCCTGAATGTTCTTCAGAGCTTACAG GGTTGGCAGTGTTTCATTGCACTGGGCATGTCCTTCCTGGACTCTGGACACACACG CTTATGA
- the LOC109559101 gene encoding natural resistance-associated macrophage protein 2-like isoform X3, whose translation MKKQSKKEAAPHCELKSCSKNSDTQVSSIVLGPASSVQIPVPDEDAFGDHGDSASLGALNPAYSNSSIPQSSGGLSEEHFTTYLDENNAVLEEKHSCFSFRKLWVFTGPGLLMSVVDPGNIECDLQSGALAGFKLLWVLLLATIVGVLLQTLAARLGVVTGLHLAEVCYRQYPRVPRILLWLMVELAIIGVDMQEVIGSAIAINLLSAGRIPLWGGVLITIADTFAFLFLDNYGLRKLEAFFGFIFTVMALTFGYEYVTVKPSQTQVLKGMFLPSCSGCRTPQIMQAVAIVGAIIMPHNIYLHSALVKSRHIDRAKRQEVREANKYFFIDCCIALFVSFIINTCVISVFAEAFFEKTNEQVVAVCKNSSSPHTHLFPDDNSTLAVDIYKGGVVLGCYFGPAALYIWAVGILAAGQSSTVTGTYSGQFVMEGFLNLKWSRFARVSLTRSIAIIPALLVAVFQDMEHLTGLNDILNVLQSLQLPFALIPILTYTSLRPVMSEFANGLGLRIVGGIVVLIICSINMYFVVVYVQDVGHMVLYVVAAVVSVAYLSFVFYLGWQCFIALGMSFLDSGHTRL comes from the exons ATGAAGAAGCAGAGTAAGAAGGAGGCAGCCCCACACTGTGAGCTAA AATCCTGTTCTAAAAATTCAGACACTCAGGTATCCTCCATAGTATTGGGTCCTGCATCTTCTGTTCAGATACCTGTTCCAGATG AGGATGCTTTTGGAGACCATGGGGACTCTGCCAGTCTTGGTGCCCTCAACCCTGCCTACAGTAATTCCTCAATTCCTCAGTCCTCCGGGGGCCTCTCAGAGGAGCACTTCACCACCTACCTGGATGAGAATAATGCCGTTCTTGAGGAGAAG CACTCTTGTTTTAGCTTTCGTAAACTCTGGGTCTTCACAGGACCAGGACTTCTTATGAGCGTTGTGGATCCAGGAAACATTGAATGTGATTTGCAGTCTGGAGCACTGGCTGGATTTAAG CTGCTCTGGGTTCTTCTGTTGGCCACCATTGTCGGGGTCCTGCTCCAGACGCTTGCAGCTAGGCTGGGAGTGGTCACCGGGCTTCATCTTGCTGAAGTGTGTTACCGTCAGTATCCTAGG GTTCCACGAATCCTTCTGTGGCTGATGGTGGAGTTGGCTATCATTGGTGTAGATATGCAAGAAGTTATTGGCTCAGCTATTGCGATCAATCTCCTGTCTGCAGGCAG GATTCCACTATGGGGTGGAGTTCTCATCACCATTGCAGatacatttgcatttctctttttggaCAACTATG GTTTGCGAAAGCTAGAAGCATTTTTTGGTTTTATCTTCACTGTTATGGCCCTCACATTTGGCTATGAG TATGTTACAGTGAAACCCAGCCAGACCCAGGTCCTCAAAGGCATGTTCCTGCCATCCTGTTCAGGCTGTCGTACCCCACAGATCATGCAGGCTGTGGCCATCGTGGGCGCCATTATCATGCCACACAACATATACCTGCATTCTGCCTTAGTCAAG TCCAGACATATAGACCGAGCCAAAAGGCAGGAAGTTCGAGAAGCCAATAAGTACTTCTTCATTGACTGCTGCATTGCTCTCTTTGTTTCCTTTATCATCAACACCTGTGTCATCTCAGTGTTTGCGGAAGCATTTTTTGAGAAAACCAACGAGCAGGTG GTTGCAGTCTGTAAAAACAGCAGCAGTCCCCACACTCACCTTTTCCCAGACGATAACTCAACACTGGCTGTGGACATCTACAAAGGG GGTGTTGTGCTGGGGTGTTACTTCGGGCCTGCTGCTCTCTACATCTGGGCGGTGGGGATCCTGGCTGCGGGGCAGAGCTCCACTGTGACAGGAACCTATTCTGGCCAGTTTGTCATGGAG gGATTCCTGAACCTAAAGTGGTCACGCTTTGCCCGAGTGAGTCTGACCCGCTCTATTGCCATCATCCCCGCTCTGCTTGTGGCTGTCTTCCAAGACATGGAGCATCTAACAGGGTTGAATGACATCCTGAATGTTCTTCAGAGCTTACAG cTTCCCTTTGCTCTCATACCCATTCTAACATATACGAGCTTGCGACCGGTCATGAGCGAATTTGCCAATGGACT AGGCTTGAGGATCGTGGGCGGTATCGTGGTCCTTATCATCTGTTCCATCAACATGTACTTTGTCGTGGTTTATGTCCAGGATGTAGGGCATATGGTATTGTATGTGGTGGCTGCAGTGGTCAGCGTAGCTTATCTGAGCTTTGTGTTTTACTTG GGTTGGCAGTGTTTCATTGCACTGGGCATGTCCTTCCTGGACTCTGGACACACACG CTTATGA
- the LOC109559101 gene encoding natural resistance-associated macrophage protein 2-like isoform X6 codes for MKKQSKKEAAPHCELKSCSKNSDTQVSSIVLGPASSVQIPVPDEDAFGDHGDSASLGALNPAYSNSSIPQSSGGLSEEHFTTYLDENNAVLEEKHSCFSFRKLWVFTGPGLLMSVVDPGNIECDLQSGALAGFKLLWVLLLATIVGVLLQTLAARLGVVTGLHLAEVCYRQYPRVPRILLWLMVELAIIGVDMQEVIGSAIAINLLSAGRIPLWGGVLITIADTFAFLFLDNYGLRKLEAFFGFIFTVMALTFGYEYVTVKPSQTQVLKGMFLPSCSGCRTPQIMQAVAIVGAIIMPHNIYLHSALVKSRHIDRAKRQEVREANKYFFIDCCIALFVSFIINTCVISVFAEAFFEKTNEQVVAVCKNSSSPHTHLFPDDNSTLAVDIYKGGVVLGCYFGPAALYIWAVGILAAGQSSTVTGTYSGQFVMEGFLNLKWSRFARVSLTRSIAIIPALLVAVFQDMEHLTGLNDILNVLQSLQRLEDRGRYRGPYHLFHQHVLCRGLCPGCRAYGIVCGGCSGQRSLSELCVLLGLAVFHCTGHVLPGLWTHTLMNLSL; via the exons ATGAAGAAGCAGAGTAAGAAGGAGGCAGCCCCACACTGTGAGCTAA AATCCTGTTCTAAAAATTCAGACACTCAGGTATCCTCCATAGTATTGGGTCCTGCATCTTCTGTTCAGATACCTGTTCCAGATG AGGATGCTTTTGGAGACCATGGGGACTCTGCCAGTCTTGGTGCCCTCAACCCTGCCTACAGTAATTCCTCAATTCCTCAGTCCTCCGGGGGCCTCTCAGAGGAGCACTTCACCACCTACCTGGATGAGAATAATGCCGTTCTTGAGGAGAAG CACTCTTGTTTTAGCTTTCGTAAACTCTGGGTCTTCACAGGACCAGGACTTCTTATGAGCGTTGTGGATCCAGGAAACATTGAATGTGATTTGCAGTCTGGAGCACTGGCTGGATTTAAG CTGCTCTGGGTTCTTCTGTTGGCCACCATTGTCGGGGTCCTGCTCCAGACGCTTGCAGCTAGGCTGGGAGTGGTCACCGGGCTTCATCTTGCTGAAGTGTGTTACCGTCAGTATCCTAGG GTTCCACGAATCCTTCTGTGGCTGATGGTGGAGTTGGCTATCATTGGTGTAGATATGCAAGAAGTTATTGGCTCAGCTATTGCGATCAATCTCCTGTCTGCAGGCAG GATTCCACTATGGGGTGGAGTTCTCATCACCATTGCAGatacatttgcatttctctttttggaCAACTATG GTTTGCGAAAGCTAGAAGCATTTTTTGGTTTTATCTTCACTGTTATGGCCCTCACATTTGGCTATGAG TATGTTACAGTGAAACCCAGCCAGACCCAGGTCCTCAAAGGCATGTTCCTGCCATCCTGTTCAGGCTGTCGTACCCCACAGATCATGCAGGCTGTGGCCATCGTGGGCGCCATTATCATGCCACACAACATATACCTGCATTCTGCCTTAGTCAAG TCCAGACATATAGACCGAGCCAAAAGGCAGGAAGTTCGAGAAGCCAATAAGTACTTCTTCATTGACTGCTGCATTGCTCTCTTTGTTTCCTTTATCATCAACACCTGTGTCATCTCAGTGTTTGCGGAAGCATTTTTTGAGAAAACCAACGAGCAGGTG GTTGCAGTCTGTAAAAACAGCAGCAGTCCCCACACTCACCTTTTCCCAGACGATAACTCAACACTGGCTGTGGACATCTACAAAGGG GGTGTTGTGCTGGGGTGTTACTTCGGGCCTGCTGCTCTCTACATCTGGGCGGTGGGGATCCTGGCTGCGGGGCAGAGCTCCACTGTGACAGGAACCTATTCTGGCCAGTTTGTCATGGAG gGATTCCTGAACCTAAAGTGGTCACGCTTTGCCCGAGTGAGTCTGACCCGCTCTATTGCCATCATCCCCGCTCTGCTTGTGGCTGTCTTCCAAGACATGGAGCATCTAACAGGGTTGAATGACATCCTGAATGTTCTTCAGAGCTTACAG AGGCTTGAGGATCGTGGGCGGTATCGTGGTCCTTATCATCTGTTCCATCAACATGTACTTTGTCGTGGTTTATGTCCAGGATGTAGGGCATATGGTATTGTATGTGGTGGCTGCAGTGGTCAGCGTAGCTTATCTGAGCTTTGTGTTTTACTTG GGTTGGCAGTGTTTCATTGCACTGGGCATGTCCTTCCTGGACTCTGGACACACACG CTTATGAACCTATCTCTCTGA
- the LOC109559101 gene encoding natural resistance-associated macrophage protein 2-like isoform X1 has protein sequence MKKQSKKEAAPHCELKSCSKNSDTQVSSIVLGPASSVQIPVPDEDAFGDHGDSASLGALNPAYSNSSIPQSSGGLSEEHFTTYLDENNAVLEEKHSCFSFRKLWVFTGPGLLMSVVDPGNIECDLQSGALAGFKLLWVLLLATIVGVLLQTLAARLGVVTGLHLAEVCYRQYPRVPRILLWLMVELAIIGVDMQEVIGSAIAINLLSAGRIPLWGGVLITIADTFAFLFLDNYGLRKLEAFFGFIFTVMALTFGYEYVTVKPSQTQVLKGMFLPSCSGCRTPQIMQAVAIVGAIIMPHNIYLHSALVKSRHIDRAKRQEVREANKYFFIDCCIALFVSFIINTCVISVFAEAFFEKTNEQVVAVCKNSSSPHTHLFPDDNSTLAVDIYKGGVVLGCYFGPAALYIWAVGILAAGQSSTVTGTYSGQFVMEGFLNLKWSRFARVSLTRSIAIIPALLVAVFQDMEHLTGLNDILNVLQSLQLPFALIPILTYTSLRPVMSEFANGLVGSVSLHWACPSWTLDTHAYEPISLMDGGVSAIEGYEKRLFHVALFPYSNMTTILIIVKSLFQDSSKSTTLGFKAIVQV, from the exons ATGAAGAAGCAGAGTAAGAAGGAGGCAGCCCCACACTGTGAGCTAA AATCCTGTTCTAAAAATTCAGACACTCAGGTATCCTCCATAGTATTGGGTCCTGCATCTTCTGTTCAGATACCTGTTCCAGATG AGGATGCTTTTGGAGACCATGGGGACTCTGCCAGTCTTGGTGCCCTCAACCCTGCCTACAGTAATTCCTCAATTCCTCAGTCCTCCGGGGGCCTCTCAGAGGAGCACTTCACCACCTACCTGGATGAGAATAATGCCGTTCTTGAGGAGAAG CACTCTTGTTTTAGCTTTCGTAAACTCTGGGTCTTCACAGGACCAGGACTTCTTATGAGCGTTGTGGATCCAGGAAACATTGAATGTGATTTGCAGTCTGGAGCACTGGCTGGATTTAAG CTGCTCTGGGTTCTTCTGTTGGCCACCATTGTCGGGGTCCTGCTCCAGACGCTTGCAGCTAGGCTGGGAGTGGTCACCGGGCTTCATCTTGCTGAAGTGTGTTACCGTCAGTATCCTAGG GTTCCACGAATCCTTCTGTGGCTGATGGTGGAGTTGGCTATCATTGGTGTAGATATGCAAGAAGTTATTGGCTCAGCTATTGCGATCAATCTCCTGTCTGCAGGCAG GATTCCACTATGGGGTGGAGTTCTCATCACCATTGCAGatacatttgcatttctctttttggaCAACTATG GTTTGCGAAAGCTAGAAGCATTTTTTGGTTTTATCTTCACTGTTATGGCCCTCACATTTGGCTATGAG TATGTTACAGTGAAACCCAGCCAGACCCAGGTCCTCAAAGGCATGTTCCTGCCATCCTGTTCAGGCTGTCGTACCCCACAGATCATGCAGGCTGTGGCCATCGTGGGCGCCATTATCATGCCACACAACATATACCTGCATTCTGCCTTAGTCAAG TCCAGACATATAGACCGAGCCAAAAGGCAGGAAGTTCGAGAAGCCAATAAGTACTTCTTCATTGACTGCTGCATTGCTCTCTTTGTTTCCTTTATCATCAACACCTGTGTCATCTCAGTGTTTGCGGAAGCATTTTTTGAGAAAACCAACGAGCAGGTG GTTGCAGTCTGTAAAAACAGCAGCAGTCCCCACACTCACCTTTTCCCAGACGATAACTCAACACTGGCTGTGGACATCTACAAAGGG GGTGTTGTGCTGGGGTGTTACTTCGGGCCTGCTGCTCTCTACATCTGGGCGGTGGGGATCCTGGCTGCGGGGCAGAGCTCCACTGTGACAGGAACCTATTCTGGCCAGTTTGTCATGGAG gGATTCCTGAACCTAAAGTGGTCACGCTTTGCCCGAGTGAGTCTGACCCGCTCTATTGCCATCATCCCCGCTCTGCTTGTGGCTGTCTTCCAAGACATGGAGCATCTAACAGGGTTGAATGACATCCTGAATGTTCTTCAGAGCTTACAG cTTCCCTTTGCTCTCATACCCATTCTAACATATACGAGCTTGCGACCGGTCATGAGCGAATTTGCCAATGGACT GGTTGGCAGTGTTTCATTGCACTGGGCATGTCCTTCCTGGACTCTGGACACACACG CTTATGAACCTATCTCTCTGATGGATGGAGGTGTCAGTGCCATTGAAGGATACGAGAAGAGATTGTTCCACGTTGCTCTCTTTCCGTACTCCAACATGACTACAATTTTGATTATTGTAAAGAGTTTGTTTCAGGATTCCTCAAAATCTACGACTCTTGGTTTCAAAGCCATTGTGCAAGTTTAG
- the LOC109559101 gene encoding natural resistance-associated macrophage protein 2-like isoform X5, translated as MKKQSKKEAAPHCELKSCSKNSDTQVSSIVLGPASSVQIPVPDEDAFGDHGDSASLGALNPAYSNSSIPQSSGGLSEEHFTTYLDENNAVLEEKHSCFSFRKLWVFTGPGLLMSVVDPGNIECDLQSGALAGFKLLWVLLLATIVGVLLQTLAARLGVVTGLHLAEVCYRQYPRVPRILLWLMVELAIIGVDMQEVIGSAIAINLLSAGRIPLWGGVLITIADTFAFLFLDNYGLRKLEAFFGFIFTVMALTFGYEYVTVKPSQTQVLKGMFLPSCSGCRTPQIMQAVAIVGAIIMPHNIYLHSALVKSRHIDRAKRQEVREANKYFFIDCCIALFVSFIINTCVISVFAEAFFEKTNEQVVAVCKNSSSPHTHLFPDDNSTLAVDIYKGGVVLGCYFGPAALYIWAVGILAAGQSSTVTGTYSGQFVMEGFLNLKWSRFARVSLTRSIAIIPALLVAVFQDMEHLTGLNDILNVLQSLQRLEDRGRYRGPYHLFHQHVLCRGLCPGCRAYGIVCGGCSGQRSLSELCVLLGLAVFHCTGHVLPGLWTHTVSISEVLLSEDAIHGYTK; from the exons ATGAAGAAGCAGAGTAAGAAGGAGGCAGCCCCACACTGTGAGCTAA AATCCTGTTCTAAAAATTCAGACACTCAGGTATCCTCCATAGTATTGGGTCCTGCATCTTCTGTTCAGATACCTGTTCCAGATG AGGATGCTTTTGGAGACCATGGGGACTCTGCCAGTCTTGGTGCCCTCAACCCTGCCTACAGTAATTCCTCAATTCCTCAGTCCTCCGGGGGCCTCTCAGAGGAGCACTTCACCACCTACCTGGATGAGAATAATGCCGTTCTTGAGGAGAAG CACTCTTGTTTTAGCTTTCGTAAACTCTGGGTCTTCACAGGACCAGGACTTCTTATGAGCGTTGTGGATCCAGGAAACATTGAATGTGATTTGCAGTCTGGAGCACTGGCTGGATTTAAG CTGCTCTGGGTTCTTCTGTTGGCCACCATTGTCGGGGTCCTGCTCCAGACGCTTGCAGCTAGGCTGGGAGTGGTCACCGGGCTTCATCTTGCTGAAGTGTGTTACCGTCAGTATCCTAGG GTTCCACGAATCCTTCTGTGGCTGATGGTGGAGTTGGCTATCATTGGTGTAGATATGCAAGAAGTTATTGGCTCAGCTATTGCGATCAATCTCCTGTCTGCAGGCAG GATTCCACTATGGGGTGGAGTTCTCATCACCATTGCAGatacatttgcatttctctttttggaCAACTATG GTTTGCGAAAGCTAGAAGCATTTTTTGGTTTTATCTTCACTGTTATGGCCCTCACATTTGGCTATGAG TATGTTACAGTGAAACCCAGCCAGACCCAGGTCCTCAAAGGCATGTTCCTGCCATCCTGTTCAGGCTGTCGTACCCCACAGATCATGCAGGCTGTGGCCATCGTGGGCGCCATTATCATGCCACACAACATATACCTGCATTCTGCCTTAGTCAAG TCCAGACATATAGACCGAGCCAAAAGGCAGGAAGTTCGAGAAGCCAATAAGTACTTCTTCATTGACTGCTGCATTGCTCTCTTTGTTTCCTTTATCATCAACACCTGTGTCATCTCAGTGTTTGCGGAAGCATTTTTTGAGAAAACCAACGAGCAGGTG GTTGCAGTCTGTAAAAACAGCAGCAGTCCCCACACTCACCTTTTCCCAGACGATAACTCAACACTGGCTGTGGACATCTACAAAGGG GGTGTTGTGCTGGGGTGTTACTTCGGGCCTGCTGCTCTCTACATCTGGGCGGTGGGGATCCTGGCTGCGGGGCAGAGCTCCACTGTGACAGGAACCTATTCTGGCCAGTTTGTCATGGAG gGATTCCTGAACCTAAAGTGGTCACGCTTTGCCCGAGTGAGTCTGACCCGCTCTATTGCCATCATCCCCGCTCTGCTTGTGGCTGTCTTCCAAGACATGGAGCATCTAACAGGGTTGAATGACATCCTGAATGTTCTTCAGAGCTTACAG AGGCTTGAGGATCGTGGGCGGTATCGTGGTCCTTATCATCTGTTCCATCAACATGTACTTTGTCGTGGTTTATGTCCAGGATGTAGGGCATATGGTATTGTATGTGGTGGCTGCAGTGGTCAGCGTAGCTTATCTGAGCTTTGTGTTTTACTTG GGTTGGCAGTGTTTCATTGCACTGGGCATGTCCTTCCTGGACTCTGGACACACACGGTAAGCATCTCTGAAGTCCTGCTGAGCGAAGATGCTATCCATGGCTACACTAAGTAA